The DNA segment AATAAGACGATAAAGACCCTCGCCACTAGCACCCTCGTTGGCTTACCCTTTCTCATTGTGATGAGAGCAGTGATGAGGGCATTGATAGGTAGATTCCTTGTTTGACGAGAGCACCCTCTAATAGAAAGACTAAAAGTCTCGATTCAAGAGAGCGAAGGAAAGGTTTCTCCTAATAATAAACTAGATTCCTTATTTGACAAcctctgtcggacctacgtaaagttgaaatttatgtgttaggtacctgaacagactagggctatagagtggtgcttgagcttggttctccaacctcgctcaactctatcatgctctcactatctccgccaaaaatgtgttccttctcaaggaacactgctctcttggctacaaagaccttttgatcctcgagatgatggaaataatacccataagtttcctttgggtatcccacgaacttgcaccgctctgtcctcgattctaacttatcggggttgtatcttttaacgtgggcagggcagtcctaaatcttaacaaccttaagattgagcttcttcccttttcatatctcatatggtgtagacactaccggcttagttggaactctgttcagaaggtaagctgcggtctccagggcatatccccataatgagatgggtaggtcaatgatgcactccaacaaggtttggaacctagttgatgcacccgaaggtattgtacccatcggttgcaagtgaatatttaagaaaaagatcagagtagatggaaaggtagagacctataaagcaaggctagtagctaaggggtattgtcaaaggtaaggtgttgattatgacaaaaccttctcacccgcagCTGTTCTGGtcatgataaaattttctttACATTCACTATCTAAATTATCATAAAGTCATGTGCCAATTTTAACATGATTGCTCATTTTttgtcaaattaattatgaagTCATTAGTTGCATATCTAACTATTTAACGTATCGATAGATTGTCGTCAAGAAGTCAGTAGTTGCACAAAAAATGATTATGATAGAATCTccacagaaaaaaagaaaaatataaataaatgcatGGACTTTTCTGAAGCTGTGATGTGTCATTAAATGTCTCAActatttttgtttcttgtaataGGAACCTTGTTTGGGAAACACTATAAAATACATGTTGTTTCTCCTTTGTTCATGTTAAAAGATGCCATGCATGTGGCCAAATTGCAAGGCTATCCGAAACACTTATTGTTCATTATAAATTATTCAGAACAAGGATTTTTCTGCCTgtttgattgtttttttttttttgcttttctaattttgcttCTACGTTGATTGGttttattcttttcatttaaTCTTCGACGCATCATGCCACAATGTTGTAGCAGGACAAATGCTAGCTTAGTTATTGTATATTTTTCCACTTCGACACAAGATAAAACTAATATGTATGTTCGGAAAACATGACCACTTTTTTTGTCAGTACCATTATACACCACCAATGCAAAATTATGCATTCAAGTTTCTTTCCATGAAATCATCGAGCTGTATCTTTATTAGCAATCAACTTCTAATTTGATCATTAACGAGTAATTGGACAAACAGAGCCATCTGTTATTAGGTTACAACTACAAACACATTAAACTCGGTTTCCTTCTCTTGCAGGTGGGCAGAAGTTGACACGAAAGCTTTGTGCCTCTCTCTGTGTTCAGGCTTGTAATATTAAGCAAGATTTATGTGCAACTCCCTGTAGGCTCAGGAGAGGTGGAGGGTTTGCAACTCTACAGGGAACTACTTTTGTGGTATATTACGAGCAGCTATGCTTGCCCGTCTTTGGAAGTAAGGTTGTTCTCTAATGTCCAATACTTGCCTATCTCATCTTGAACACCGAAGGAGGTTAATATACATTCGGTGAAGGTGCTGATTAGCTTAGCTCTTGATAatttatcttaaaattcataagaTCTTGGGTTTGAATTTTGCATGTAGCTCTTATCTTTTTTGAGATGATGAGTATTCGAGCCCTTCATCAATTGTGGTAAGAATGAATAGTCGGTGTGTATCACTGGCCACGTTATAGTTGCATTTTGGCGCCAAAAAGAATGTAGTAGTCTGTCAGTCTCACCGGCCCGccaagacgagagagagagagagaggattgttTCCGCTAGTCGAGCTTTGATTGTACAGAACCTGAAGTCGTCGATTTGTGATGTGTACACCCTTAGATTCAAGAATGTACGGTTGCTGATAGCACAATATCATTGCTAGAAtaaagcaaaagaagaaaaaggccaTTCTGTGCCTCCACGCTTTTTAAATAATCATCGGCGACAGCCTGACGACTTGGAGATGGTCGGAGATGTGTCGACTTGAACACATTTTAACGGGTTGGAGGCTGCTACATTTACAACCCTTTCCCCCTCTCCCAAGCGAAAAATATTGTATAATTGTTATCATTGCTTGCGTCTTCGGTTCTTATGCTTCACAACAACAGCATGTGAAGGCATAGATCTACCAATTCCAATCAAGATAATGCAAAATTCCGTTTGCAAGTGGAATATTTGTCGCGTTAGCTAATCATGGCAAAACAAACAAATGGGTTTGTTCTTACACTCGAGCACAGCAAGAGTGAGAAACTAACTCACTTGACTCGATCACAAGTATAGAGAAAGCGAGCATTCAACCTCCATCCAACCTTTTGGTGAGAAGAgaaaaacatgatttttttttaataaaaaatagtttTCTTTTATTATACTAAACAACATGCAAGGCGTCGAACATGAAAGAAACTTATCGAGCGTAAAACAATGCCCTAACCAATAATAAATAAGATGTCAATAGAGCTGAAAACATAAGGATTTTCTATGTTGAGAAGATCGCTTAAAAAGGGTTGGCTTGATCAACTATCTCTTATTCTTAGCCCACAAAACCTGGACAATGATGCTGTTTTAGGATGACTGGTCTTAATCATGTTTTGAATGACACATATCTAGACACGATAAGCCAACTTAAGCTCCGACAAATAAAAGGCCAAATTTCAACATGTTTAAACCATCTAAGCAGCTTGGGAAGGCTTTAAAGTAATCAGAACATGGTTTCCAAGACATCCAACTATCTTTACACAACCCACAGATCTTTATTAGAAAATAAGACTTTTATAGCAGTTGATACGACGAGAAAGTATAACCTGAACAACCCCCGGGGATACATTTCAACTCAAGCTTCTGAAAAGGACTGCAGTTTACCAAACAAATGTTTGTTAGAATCAAATAATGTATTTTCAGGTTTGCAATGaataatcatgtataatgcagatAGAAATGAGGGAGATTCGGGATGCAACCTGCTATTAGGATCGTAATAAAAGCCATTGATGGAACCATCACTACAGGAAAAGCAAACATAGTAGAAGCCCGCAATAGTCAAGCCACAGTCTATTCCGACATTAACAAAATACTGCTCCTTCCATCGCTGCAATATGTATGGCAAGTCAAGATATGATTTTAACAAGTacaaggattaggattaggtaagAGGCTACCATAAATATGTACGGATAGTTACTCAGATCCATGTTTTTACCACCATCAGCCTCAACCTGACTCTGACAAAGAAGAAATTTCAACTTGACAGAACCATATAGATCAAATTCGGATCAATGTTCTCTTACCAGAAGTGGAGCAAAAGATGGGAACTTGGACCAATGTCTAATATCATCCTCTGGCCTGTAAAGTGAGGAAAGGGTTTGCTTGTTAAGGAATATAAGTAAAGCTGATTATACTTTACAGTATAATCAATCAGCATCCGTGATAAATAAACTAAAAAGAAAGGGCCATACGTTGCTTCCCACTTCCTGGTGAAAAAAGTGAAATTATTTCCATCAACTAGTTCTCCCTCCCAAAAAGTAACTACCTGAATATGTGCAaaagaaatatttgcttgtgAAGACTGCTTTATGTTGATAAAACGTTCTGGTTGGTAAGTAACAATCATGTGATAAAAGATGTTAAATAAATACATGTAAATAGCAGAAAAGATAAAGGTTGGTAAATCTTCTTACAGGCGTGTCTGCTAAGGGAACATTTAGTGCTTCCATTGTGCCACATAAATAGCCATTATCAAGGTCAATTCCTTGGATCCGCACATTAACCTTCCACGCTTCATCTTTTTGCAAACTTGAAACATTCTGAGTTCCGGAAAAAGCCTGCAATGGAAGCTAGCCGCTGAATTCCAAATAGAGGAAGAATCAAAAGGAGTTCTCGAGTTTGCCAGCAACCATTTCTATTTTCTAGGAAGTATACTGAGGTGAAAGATAGCATAACATAACGCAATATTCTTAATATGCGAAATATATCTTTAGCCTTCATAAGAAGGAAAAACCTCCATAAATAGTAACATTTGGAAACCTTCAAAGCATAATTCGATGGACAATACAGTTACCAGCATGATCCTTGGAAGCATATCCTGAAATATAGAGCATCCTGATGCTTCTTACCTATTATCCTTCATAGTAACCTAGAAAACTGACCAGTATAATAAAATGTAAGACTAACTGCACCAACAATTTCaaatggttttctttttttccatAAAAAATTTTGTTAGTTTATGATAAGACCTttcaatatttattttctttgatTGACTTACATTATTTAATAACATTTACTCTAATACATAATACTAAGAGACTCTTTCTTTATTTTGTGACAGAGTGCTCACCGCAAGAGCATCATATGCTTGGGGACACAAACATCTGCATAAAGGAGTTCTAAGACAAAAATCTACAGACAAACCCTGCCCTCAAACTTATAAAGGCAAGTcgatccaattcataatcccaaaGACAAATTGCAACCAAATGAGTGAATTAACAATGACAATGAATTATATTTTAATCCAGTAATTTGCTACAGTAAAAATTCACTATGGACTCTTCTATCATGAAACCACCCCCCGACATAGCTAAATACAGTAGGAAGAACTAAAGAGAGTACTCAAGTTGACAGCATTTGCGTTCTCTATTATAGTAGCCACTTCCGCTGTATGATGCAATAGTCAATTATAATAGGTTATATTTGTTTGAGATGAGTGTATTGATACATAGACTTCCTTTATAGAGATATTAAATATCCAACATTAGATGATCAATAAAATCCCAGCAAGGACTTCCTGGGAAGGCTTGTCCTTGGGTGAGACCTAACCATGTGTGAATATAATGATCTCAAATATTGGCAACTTTACTGGTCCATGATCTTTAGATCTGGTAAACTCATTCTTATACATCTGGTGACCCCATCCTCAGAACAGTCTAACTTACCAGCAAGCTTTTTTGTGCTGGTTATGTACTCCAGCTGCTTTCTCCTTTAAAGACATGGTATTTTCTACATTAACACTAGTTTATGACATTAAACTACCATTGCAAGCATCACACTGCGTAAGCTGAATTAATGCATATGAACTGCAGCTATGGAAAAGGTCTGAACTCTTCATTTTGAGTTTAACAAGATGCTCCATCACAAACAGGGACTCCAGTCATAACAACACTTACCCTGAATTGAAGAGAGTTCTTAAATAATATTCTCTGCGGGTGGTTATTTACACAAATTCATATGATGAAGAATTGTATGCATGTTTGACCAATTACCCTGACACCCCGATTAGTCTCACATTGGAAGTAGGTAAAAGACTAGGGTTGACCACAAAGGTATGATTGATGTACCACTGTAAACTTGAGATTATTAAGCATATTAAATCAGTAGTTCGGGATCAATGAGAGGCTCAAGTATTAGGTTAATAGGTTGGATCGTGATAATTGATATCAAAACCAAGTATTAGGGCAATATGAGAGGCTCAAGTAGGAAAGAGCTACCCGTGGACGAGACCAGAGGGCATGTCATTGCATGGAGCCACTACTTggctaaacctcacatgcactaggaTCTGATTAATGACGCGGACATCAAGCCAATCGGGGAGATTAGAACATCCCGATTAGTCCCATATTGGAAGTGAGCAAAAGATTAAGATTAACTAATAATGGTCTCATATTATAATAAACTTTGACTTAAGTATTTTGGACCAGTTGTTCAGACTCAACAAAATTAATGGATTAGTTATCCTATAAAACCAAGTCGTGACAATTATGAAGTGGTGAAAGGGAGAAATTGGGACAAGATAATAAAATCCATCACTATATGGATCCACGTATAAGTTGTTTGTCAAATAAGCAGCACAAAGCATCTGCCAATGTTCCCATGGCAAGTGAAGAAAACAGGCAAGCACATATTTTATAAAGAGAATGCCTCTTCTATCAATCTTCTCCAAAGGATGCCAAGTAGCATTATACAAGTATTACAGTAAAAATTTGGAGGTAAATATCTAAAGAAACAAGATAATAACTCTAACATGTGAAAACAAAGATCCCCTTGCATCACAGATAACTGAAATACCAACAAGTTTGATGAAACATCTACCCGTAACAGAAATTTTACAGAACTAAAGTACTCACCCTCCCAGCACTTAAAAGTGAACAAGAAGGAGGTGGAGGACGTCCAGTTCTTGATTCTAGTCCTGTACATGTTTTTATTCTTCAATATGGTGCCAAATTAGCTTTAAATATCATT comes from the Musa acuminata AAA Group cultivar baxijiao chromosome BXJ2-8, Cavendish_Baxijiao_AAA, whole genome shotgun sequence genome and includes:
- the LOC103994047 gene encoding uncharacterized protein LOC103994047, coding for MPVRVVESSTPSQDSGLESRTGRPPPPSCSLLSAGRAFSGTQNVSSLQKDEAWKVNVRIQGIDLDNGYLCGTMEALNVPLADTPVVTFWEGELVDGNNFTFFTRKWEATPEDDIRHWSKFPSFAPLLSQVEADGGKNMDLSNYPYIFMRWKEQYFVNVGIDCGLTIAGFYYVCFSCSDGSINGFYYDPNSSPFQKLELKCIPGGCSGYTFSSYQLL